In Candidatus Desulfatibia profunda, the genomic window GATTACAATTTTAAACGCTCAATTTAGATTTAATGCATGAGGCCGGGTAAAAACAGGGCGATCTGGGGGAAGATTAAAAGGATCAGATTGCAAACGAGCAGGGCCAGCAGCATGGGAAACACCCCCCTGAAGATATCTTCCAGGGGCACGTCCTGGGCCACTCCGTGGACAACATAGACATTGACGCCTACCGGCGGTGTGATCACACCCATCTCCGTGACCAGCACAATCACGACACCGAACCAGATGGGGTCGAATCCCAGGGACTTTACGAGCGGGAAAAATATCGGGATGGTCAGCATGATCATGGCCAGGGCATCCATGAAACAGCCCCCGAAAAGGTATATCAAAATAATTACTCCTATGATGGCGTGGGGAGGGAGAGGAAGGGAACCGGCCCAGTCGGCCAGTTCATAAGGAAGCCTGGTAATGGCCAGGAAATGACCGAAGACCACGGCGCCGGTAATAATCACCATGATCATACAACTGATTCTGGTCGTATCGGACAGGGCTTGAGCAAAGCCCTGCCAGGAAAGCTGTCTTCTGATAAGCGCGACGAGCAGGGTCAGAAAGGCGCCGGTTGCCGCCGCTTCAGTGGGTGTAAAGATGCCGAAAAACATTCCTCCCATGACCAGGGCAAACAGTATCAGAGTTTCCACTACCCCGGTGAAAGATTCCAGTTTCTGCTTAAAACTGGTTTTAGGGCCTGGCGGGGCCAGGGAGGGATTTCGCATGACCTGAAGGTGAATGGTCAACATGAAAAGAGCGCACAGGAGAATGCCCGGAAGGATGCCGGCTGCAAAGAGCTTTCCAATGGATTGTTCGGTCATAATACCATAGACAATAAAAATCACACTGGGCGGGATAAGGATGCCCAAGCTTCCGGCCGCGGCCACCGTGCCTGTGGCCAGACGCATATCATAGCCGTATCGTTTCATCTCGGGAAGGGTGACGATCGCCATGGTTGCCGCTGTGGCGTTGGTCGAGCCGCATATGGCCGAAAACATTGCACAGGCGCCGACCGTGGTCATGGCCAGCCCGCCGCGCCGGTGGCCCAACACCACATAGGCAGAATCATAAAGCCGGCGACTGATGCCGGCATGAAAGGCGATTTGGCCCATCAATACAAAAAGGGGAATCACGGTTAAATTATAGGAAGAAAAGATGTCCCAGACATCCCGGACCAACAGACTGACGCCCGCGTTGAAAGTCACGACATAACTGAATCCAAGCAGACCCAGAAAGCCCATGGCAAAGCCGACCGGCATCTTGGAATACAAAAGAACGATCAGGGCGATAATACCGATCAAACCTATCGTTGTCAGACTCATTTGCTGAACACTCTTACCAGGCTGCCGACCAGATCGGCAAGCAATATGAGGCAGAC contains:
- a CDS encoding TRAP transporter large permease, with the translated sequence MSLTTIGLIGIIALIVLLYSKMPVGFAMGFLGLLGFSYVVTFNAGVSLLVRDVWDIFSSYNLTVIPLFVLMGQIAFHAGISRRLYDSAYVVLGHRRGGLAMTTVGACAMFSAICGSTNATAATMAIVTLPEMKRYGYDMRLATGTVAAAGSLGILIPPSVIFIVYGIMTEQSIGKLFAAGILPGILLCALFMLTIHLQVMRNPSLAPPGPKTSFKQKLESFTGVVETLILFALVMGGMFFGIFTPTEAAATGAFLTLLVALIRRQLSWQGFAQALSDTTRISCMIMVIITGAVVFGHFLAITRLPYELADWAGSLPLPPHAIIGVIILIYLFGGCFMDALAMIMLTIPIFFPLVKSLGFDPIWFGVVIVLVTEMGVITPPVGVNVYVVHGVAQDVPLEDIFRGVFPMLLALLVCNLILLIFPQIALFLPGLMH